CATAGACTTGCGAGGATATAGTGTTAAACTTAAAGCGGGAAGGAAAAACGATTACACGCGGCGCGCTTTTTCAGGGCGGCAGCCGTTATGCGGCAGGGGAGTGACGTCACGAATGGTCGTGATCGAGAGACCGGACGCGGCGATTGCGCGCACGGCGCCGTCACGTCCACCGCCCGGTCCGCGCACTTCAATGGAGACTTTTTTCAGTCCGAGAGCCATTGCAGCTTTGGCGGCGTTGTCGGCGGCCAACTGTGCGGCGAACGGCGTGTTCTTACGCGAGCCTCTGAGTCCCATCTTGCCGGCGGACGCCCACGAGATGGTATTGCCGTAGTTATCGGTAATCGTGATCAGCGTGTTATTGAAGGAAGACTTGACGTGAACGACGCCAGTATCTTCCACCCGTTCTTTTTTCCGCTTACCTTTTTTCTTGGAAGTTGCCAAGTTTGTACTCCGTGAAGAAACGATCAACCGCGCGTGCGCGGGGGAAAATTCTTACTTACCTTTCTTCTTGACCATCAAGTTTTTCTTGCGGCCTTTACGCGTTCGCGCGTTGTTCTTCGTATTTTGGCCGCGCACGGGCAACCCCTTGCGGTGGCGCAAACCACGATAACAACCGACGTCCATAAGACGCTTGATGTTCAATTGAACTTCGGAACGCAGCGGACCTTCGAGCTTCATGTCGGCGATGATCGCGCGGATAGCGGCGAGTTCGTCGTCATTCAGGTCGTGTGTACGCTTGTTCCAGTCGATCGCGCACTTGGTCAGAATTTTCTGAGCAGTGGGACGACCGACGCCGAAAATGTAGGTCAGGGCGACTTCGATGCGCTTATCGCGCGGTATATCTACGCCGGCAAAACGAGCCATTCTTAAATACCTGTGTTACCGCGAAGGGCTTAGCCCTGACGCTGCTTGTGTTTTTTGGTTCGGGAACAAACTACAAAGATTCGGCCGCGGCGGCGGACGATTTTGCAGTGTTCACAGATCTTCTTGACAGAAGTACGGACTTTCATGATCTTTATCGCAAGTGTGCTTGAGATTATTTGTATCGGTAGGTAATTCGCCCGCGGCTGAGGTCATACGGGGACAGTTCCACGGTGACTTTGTCGCCGGGCAAGATTTTGATAAAATGCATGCGCATTTTGCCCGAAATGTGACAGAGGACTTTGTGGCCGTTCTCAAGTACTACGCGGAACGTAGCATTGGGCAGGCACTCCTCGATCACGCCGTCAACCTTGATGGACTGTTCTTTTGAAATACGAAACCTCGAAAATTACAAAACGGTCAAAATATCCGCATCACCGTCGGTTATGACGATGGTGTGTTCAAAATGCGCGGCGGTTTTTCGATCGCGAGTCAGGACGTCCCAATCGCCGATCATGTCCACTTCCGGTCCGCCCATCGCGATCATCGGCTCGATAGCGATGACCATGTTCTTTCTGAGCAAAGGCCCTTTGCCGGGAAGTCCGTAGTTCGGGACTTGCGGGTCTTCCCACAGGCTTTTACCGATACCGTGTCCGACCAACTCACGAATCACGGAGAAACCGTGTTTTTCGGCATGGGTTTGAACGGCGTGTCCGATGTTGGAAAGTCTCGCGCCGGCTCTCGCCTGAGCAATTCCCAAATCGAGGCATTCGCGCGTCACGCGCAGAAGTTCTGCTTCGCGCTCGCTGATTTGCCCGATTGCAAAAGTGCGCGCGCTGTCGGCATAGTAGCCTTCAAAGATCACACCCAAATCCAGTCCGATAATCTGTCCGTTCTCGATCTTGCGTCCGCGCGGCATGCCGTGCACGACTTCTTCGTTGATCGAAAAACAAACTGAATAGGGAAACTTGACTCCGTCCGCATTCGGATGATTTTTGAACGCGGGAATCGCGTTGTTGGATCGAATCGTCTCTTCAACGATCTTGTCCACGTCGTCGGCATTGGTCCCCGCGACCATCAGCGGCGCGGCGGCTTCAAACGCTTGCGCGAGAATTTGCCCGGCTTTGCGCATCAGGCGAATCTCCGCGTCCGACTTGATATGAATCATTCTCCGATGCCGTCCAGCTCAATCAGGACGCGGGCAAACACTTCGTTCGTTGTGCCGGTACCCGACACCGTTTTCAGCGCCCGCTTCCGTTTGTAATAATCCAACAGGGGAGCCGTTTTATCCCGGTAAACCTGCAGGCGGGTTTTCACAGTCTCGGGCTTGTCGTCTTCGCGCTGTACGACGTTTGGCGTTTTCCCATCCGGACATTTATGCGAACTGATCGCAGTTTGATCCAAATTGAGATTGAAAGTCGCACCGCAACTCAGGCAAACCCTGCGCGAGGCAAGTCGTTCGACGATCTCTTCGTCCGGAACTTCAATCGACACGACAAAAGGCGTCGGCAAGTCGAATTCGGAGAGGAGATTTTCCAGCGCGTCCGCTTGCGGAATCGTGCGGGGGAATCCGTCAAAGATCGCACCGCGTGCCGTATCCGGCTTGGAAAGGCGGGAGCGTACCAAATCAATCAAAAGGTCGTCACCTACCAGCTCACCGCGGCCCATGACTTCCTGAACTTGCTTTCCCAACTCAGACTGCGCTTGCACTTCCGCGCGGAGAATATCTCCGGTTGAAATATGCGGAACCTTGAGTGATTCAACCAGCTTCTTAGCTTGGGTCCCTTTACCTACACCGACCGCTCCCAGCAAAATAATCGAATAGCGGCCAATCGACAACGCAGAGCACATAGCGGAATTACATTCTTCGGCGCCCGCGGATACGACCGGACTTCATAATTCCGTCGTAGTGCCGCATCACCAAGTGAGATTCAATTTGCTGAAGAGTATCGAGCGCAACACCCACGATAATCAGAAGTCCCGTGCCGCCGAAGAACTGCGCGACGTTGTAGGACACTCCGAATTGCCGAATAAAGATCGTCGGCAACATGGCGATGATGCCCAAGAAGATCGCGCCCGGAAGCGTGACCTTCGACAAAATATTGTCAATAAAATCTGAAGTCTGCTTGCCCGGACGGATACCGGGAATAAACCCGCCGTTCTTCTTCATATTGTCGGCCAAATCGACGGGGTTCAAAATGATGGCCGTGTAGAAGTACGTGAAGAAGACGATCAGCAGGAAAGTCATCGTCATATATACGAAACTCTGCACACCGAAGGCCTCCACGAGATAATCACGGAAGCCGCCTTCGGGAAGGAAAGTTGCGATGGACGACGGAACGAACATGATCGACTGCGCAAAGATGATCGGCATCACGCCAGCGGAATTGACGCGCAGCGGGATGTGCGTCGAGACGCCGCCGTATTGCTTACGCCCGACGTTGCGCTTGGCATACTGCACCGGAATCTTGCGCACGCCCTGAGTCAAAACGACGACCGAAGCCGTGATGACGAACAGCAGGACGAGGAAGATGGCTTCCATCACGATATGACGCTGACCAGTGGCCACCATCTGGAATTCTTCGATGATCGCCTGTGGCAGGGTATTGATGATACCCACCATGATGATCAACGAAATACCGTTTCCGATACCGCGTTCCGTGATCTGCTCGCCGAGCCACATGATAAACGTGGTACCTGCGGCCAGCGTGATCATCGTCAACATGTTGAAGCCGAAGCCAGCTTCCGGAACAACCGGAACACCCGACGGCGAAACGAGACGCGTCAAGAACACGGACACACCACCCGCCTGCATCGCGGACAAGATGACGGTGCCGTAACGGGTAAGCTGGGTAATTTTCTTGCGGCCCTCTTCCCCTTCCTTTTGCAATTTCTGGAAGTAGGGAACGACCGACCCCATCAACTGGAAGATAATCGAGGCCGAGATGTAGGGCATAATACCGAGGGCGAAAACGGTTGCGCGTTCAAACGCACCACCGACGAACATGTCATACAGGCCGAACAGCGTGGTGCGATTGGCCGCCATGAACTCGCCCAAGGCGCTGGCGTTGATTCCGGCCAGCGGAACGTGACCGCCGATGCGGTACACGAACAAAATCAGCAACGTGAACAGAATGCGGTCACGCAGCTCAGGAATTTTGAAAATGTTCGAGAAACGGTCTAGCATTAGGCGGCCACGCTACCACCGGCGGCGGTGATTTTTTCTGCGGCTGCCTTAGAGACGGTGCACAGCGAAATCTGATACGCGCGATCGGCGTCGCCCATCGCGAGAACTTTCACGGCAGAGTCTGCGTAACGGATCAAACCGGCTTTTTTGAGGGCTTCGGGAGTCACAGTAGTATCCGGGAGCTTTTTCAGATCACGCAGATTGACCACTTCCGTGAACTCGGCCCAAACATTGGTAAAGCCGCGTTTGGGGAGACGGCGATACAAAGGCATCTGACCGCCTTCAAAACCGCGCCTCAGCACGGAACCCGAGCGGGAGTAATATCCTTTTTCACCACGACCGGAGGTACCGCCGACGCCGGAACCGGGGCCGCGGCCAAGTCGCTTCTTCGAGTGCGTGGAGCCCTTCGCGGGGGTGAGCTTATCCATTCCCATTAGCGTGAAGCTCCTTCGTTGACTTGCTTCCATTCAAGCATGTGCGGAATCTTGGCAATCATGCCGCGAACCGCTTCATTGTCAGGAAGCACGCGCGTTTCATTCAGGCGGTGAAAACCGAGCGCCGTGACGATCTTCCTGTGGAAGTAAGGCCGGGTAGCGACGCTGCGGACAAGTTTGACTTCGAGCTTTGCCATGATACGAGATTAGAAGTGAGCGAACAGCAAAGCTGCGCACTCGGACTTTCTTAGAGAGTGAATACTTCTTTTACGGTGATTCCGCGACGCGACGCAACCATACGCGCGTCATTCATTTCGTCCAGCGCGCGGAAGACGGCTTTGACGACGTTATGAGGATTGTTCGTTCCCATCACCTTGGTCAACACGTCACGAACACCCAAGCACTCCATGACCATACGCACGGAACCACCGGCAATCACGCCGGTACCGGCGGAGGCGGGGCGAAGCAGGATTTTGCCTGCGCCGAACTTACCGTGGGTGGCGTGCGGCAGAGTCTGTCCCAGCAAGGGATAGCGCTTCATGCTGCGTTTTGCGGCTTCTGTGCCTTTACGAATTGCATCGGCGACTTCATTGGCTTTGCCCAGTCCGAAACCGGCACGGCCATGACCGTCACCCACGATGACGATGGCATTAAACGAAAAATTTCGACCGCCCTTAACGACTTTGGCGACACGGTTAACCGCTACGAGTTTTTCGAGCAGGGATTCGCCGCCGGCATATTCGGCGGGTCGGTCTTCGCGGTCGCGTCCGCGGCGAGGATTGTTACCGTTCATCTACGCTTGCTGTGGATTAGAATTTCAGGCCGCCCTTGCGCGCGCCTTCGGCCACTGCTTTGACGCGGCCATGATAGGGGAAACCGTTGCGGTCAAACACGACGGTTTCAATGGATTTTTCGCGAGCTTTCTTGGCGCACATTTCACCGACGATCTCGGCGACTTGAGTCGGGTTCTTGCCGCTGACTTCGGCCTTCAAATCAGGCGAAAGCGACGAAACACCCAACAGCGTCTGCCCGGACACGTCATCGACGAGCTGCGCGTACATGTGCGCGACACTGCGATAGATAACCATGCGCGGACGGTCGGCCGTGCCGTTGACGACCTTACGAATGTGAAGTTTGCGGCGCTCGCGGGCGCGCGTACGAATGGCGATTTTTCTGGACACGGATGGATCCGTTATCTACAATGAATTAAAACTTACTTGCCTGTCTTGCCGGCCTTGCGGTGAATCCGCTCGCCGGTGTACATAATGCCCTTGCCTTTGTAAGGCTCCGGCTTGCGGACCGAACGAATCGTGGCGGCGACTTGTCCGACCATTTCACGGTCGGCGCCGCTGACGGCGATCGTCGTCGGGCCAGTCACGTCCGCCTTGACTTCAGGTGGAATCACCACAAAAACCGGGTGGCTGTAGCCGACGTTCAGAAGAATGCCGCGCTTTTTGGCTTCAACCTTGAAGCCGACGCCGACGATTTGCAGTTCCTTTTTGAAGCCATCGGTGACGCCGACGACCATGTTATTCAACAAGGCGCGCGTCAATCCGTGAAGCTGACGATGTTCCTTACCATCAGTGGGACGATGACAGGTGAGGACACCTTCATCGAGCTTGATGGCGATATCGCGATGGAACGTGCGCGAAAGCTGGCCCTTGGGTCCCTTGATCGAGACTTCTGAGCCGTTTAGCTTGATTTCAACCCCTTTGGGGACTTTTATGGGAGCGCGACCGACGCGTGACACAACTTATCTCCGTAGAAATTGAATTACCAGACTTCAGCCAGAACTTCGCCGCCGATGCCCGCGCGACGCGCTTGATTGCCCGTGAGCAAACCTTGCGGCGTCGTCAAAATAGCGGTACCCAAACCGTTCAGCACACGCGGAATTTCGGTGTGGTTAACGTAACGGCGAAGGCCGGGTGTGGAAACACGGCGCAGTCCGCGAATGGCGGACTCACCGTTCGTATATTTTAGATAGACACGAATAAAACCCTGCGGGCCTTCATCGACGTGCACGTAGTCACGGATGTAATAGGCCTCAAGCAGCACACGTGCGAGACTGTGCTTCATTTTCGAGTAAGGAATATCCACGTGGGTCTTACGCGCGTTGATCGCGTTTCGTACGCGAGTCAGGAAATCAGCAATCGGATCTGTTGTCGGCATGGTTGTATTTCGTGCTTACCAACTTGACTTTACGACACCCGGAATATCACCGGCGTGGGCGAGATCGCGGAAACAGAGACGGCACAGGCCGAACTTGCGATACACGGCACGGGGACGGCCGCACTTACGGCAGCGCGTGTAGGCACGCACTTTGAATTTCGGGGTTTTCTTCGCTTTCGCGATCATGCAGGCTTTAGCCATGGTACGGAATAGCTATTTAGATTATGCCGCGGCAGCGACTTTCTTTTCTTCACGCTTGCGGAACGGAAGGCCGAGTTGTTTGAGCAGCTCGTAGGCTTCCTTGTCCGACTTGGCAGAGGTGACAAACGTAACATCCATTCCGCGAATCTTCTCGATCTTGTCGAGGTCGATTTCGGGGAAGATAATTTGTTCGCGCAATCCCAACGAGAAGTTGCCGCGTCCGTCGAAACCACGATCGGGCAAACCGCGGAAGTCGCGGATACGCGGCGTAGCCATCGAGATGAAGCGGTCAAGGAACTCCCACATCTGCGTGCGGCGCAGCGTGACGAACACGCCCACGGGCATGCCTTCGCGCAGCTTGAAGTTCGAGACCGACTTGCGCGCCTTGGCGACGGCGGGTTTTTGTCCGGTGATCGAAGCGACTTCTTTGACGATACTCTCGACTACGCGCGGGTTTTGCGTCGCATCACCGCAGCCGACGTTAATCGTAATTTTCAAGAGGCGCGGAAGCTCCATCGGATTGGAGTATCCGAAGGTCTTCTTTAAGCCGGGAATCACGTTGTCGTTGTAGTGCGCGAGCACGCGGGGAACGTAGCCTTTCGGAAGAGCCGGACGCTCACCGGCGACATTCAGTCCGCCGCCCTTGCTTCCACCCTTCGCGGGCTTGCCTTGCGGCGCTCCGCCGCCCTTTGCTGGTTTGGCCTTTGCCTTATCTGCGCTCATTATTCGGGAATCATTTCGTTAGACACGCGGGCCACACGGACTCGCTTGTTGCCTTCTGCGGTCTTCAACACGGCATGGCCCACACGGGTCGGCTTGCCGCTTTTGGGATCAATCAGCATCACGTTGGAAACGTGAATAGTACCTTCGCGCTTGACGATGCCGCCCTGCT
This region of Calditrichota bacterium genomic DNA includes:
- the map gene encoding type I methionyl aminopeptidase, with the protein product MIHIKSDAEIRLMRKAGQILAQAFEAAAPLMVAGTNADDVDKIVEETIRSNNAIPAFKNHPNADGVKFPYSVCFSINEEVVHGMPRGRKIENGQIIGLDLGVIFEGYYADSARTFAIGQISEREAELLRVTRECLDLGIAQARAGARLSNIGHAVQTHAEKHGFSVIRELVGHGIGKSLWEDPQVPNYGLPGKGPLLRKNMVIAIEPMIAMGGPEVDMIGDWDVLTRDRKTAAHFEHTIVITDGDADILTVL
- a CDS encoding adenylate kinase, which codes for MCSALSIGRYSIILLGAVGVGKGTQAKKLVESLKVPHISTGDILRAEVQAQSELGKQVQEVMGRGELVGDDLLIDLVRSRLSKPDTARGAIFDGFPRTIPQADALENLLSEFDLPTPFVVSIEVPDEEIVERLASRRVCLSCGATFNLNLDQTAISSHKCPDGKTPNVVQREDDKPETVKTRLQVYRDKTAPLLDYYKRKRALKTVSGTGTTNEVFARVLIELDGIGE
- the rpsK gene encoding 30S ribosomal protein S11 produces the protein MATSKKKGKRKKERVEDTGVVHVKSSFNNTLITITDNYGNTISWASAGKMGLRGSRKNTPFAAQLAADNAAKAAMALGLKKVSIEVRGPGGGRDGAVRAIAASGLSITTIRDVTPLPHNGCRPEKARRV
- the secY gene encoding preprotein translocase subunit SecY — translated: MLDRFSNIFKIPELRDRILFTLLILFVYRIGGHVPLAGINASALGEFMAANRTTLFGLYDMFVGGAFERATVFALGIMPYISASIIFQLMGSVVPYFQKLQKEGEEGRKKITQLTRYGTVILSAMQAGGVSVFLTRLVSPSGVPVVPEAGFGFNMLTMITLAAGTTFIMWLGEQITERGIGNGISLIIMVGIINTLPQAIIEEFQMVATGQRHIVMEAIFLVLLFVITASVVVLTQGVRKIPVQYAKRNVGRKQYGGVSTHIPLRVNSAGVMPIIFAQSIMFVPSSIATFLPEGGFRDYLVEAFGVQSFVYMTMTFLLIVFFTYFYTAIILNPVDLADNMKKNGGFIPGIRPGKQTSDFIDNILSKVTLPGAIFLGIIAMLPTIFIRQFGVSYNVAQFFGGTGLLIIVGVALDTLQQIESHLVMRHYDGIMKSGRIRGRRRM
- the rpmJ gene encoding 50S ribosomal protein L36 — its product is MKVRTSVKKICEHCKIVRRRGRIFVVCSRTKKHKQRQG
- the rplO gene encoding 50S ribosomal protein L15, coding for MGMDKLTPAKGSTHSKKRLGRGPGSGVGGTSGRGEKGYYSRSGSVLRRGFEGGQMPLYRRLPKRGFTNVWAEFTEVVNLRDLKKLPDTTVTPEALKKAGLIRYADSAVKVLAMGDADRAYQISLCTVSKAAAEKITAAGGSVAA
- the rpsM gene encoding 30S ribosomal protein S13 translates to MARFAGVDIPRDKRIEVALTYIFGVGRPTAQKILTKCAIDWNKRTHDLNDDELAAIRAIIADMKLEGPLRSEVQLNIKRLMDVGCYRGLRHRKGLPVRGQNTKNNARTRKGRKKNLMVKKKGK
- the rplF gene encoding 50S ribosomal protein L6, producing MSRVGRAPIKVPKGVEIKLNGSEVSIKGPKGQLSRTFHRDIAIKLDEGVLTCHRPTDGKEHRQLHGLTRALLNNMVVGVTDGFKKELQIVGVGFKVEAKKRGILLNVGYSHPVFVVIPPEVKADVTGPTTIAVSGADREMVGQVAATIRSVRKPEPYKGKGIMYTGERIHRKAGKTGK
- the rpsH gene encoding 30S ribosomal protein S8, with the protein product MPTTDPIADFLTRVRNAINARKTHVDIPYSKMKHSLARVLLEAYYIRDYVHVDEGPQGFIRVYLKYTNGESAIRGLRRVSTPGLRRYVNHTEIPRVLNGLGTAILTTPQGLLTGNQARRAGIGGEVLAEVW
- the rplX gene encoding 50S ribosomal protein L24 produces the protein MKIRKNDMVQVTAGNDRGKRGKVLKVFPDKKRIVVEGVNFIMRHTKPNQQNQQGGIVKREGTIHVSNVMLIDPKSGKPTRVGHAVLKTAEGNKRVRVARVSNEMIPE
- a CDS encoding type Z 30S ribosomal protein S14 produces the protein MAKACMIAKAKKTPKFKVRAYTRCRKCGRPRAVYRKFGLCRLCFRDLAHAGDIPGVVKSSW
- the infA gene encoding translation initiation factor IF-1 is translated as MSKEQSIKVDGVIEECLPNATFRVVLENGHKVLCHISGKMRMHFIKILPGDKVTVELSPYDLSRGRITYRYK
- the rpmD gene encoding 50S ribosomal protein L30, translating into MAKLEVKLVRSVATRPYFHRKIVTALGFHRLNETRVLPDNEAVRGMIAKIPHMLEWKQVNEGASR
- the rpsE gene encoding 30S ribosomal protein S5 translates to MNGNNPRRGRDREDRPAEYAGGESLLEKLVAVNRVAKVVKGGRNFSFNAIVIVGDGHGRAGFGLGKANEVADAIRKGTEAAKRSMKRYPLLGQTLPHATHGKFGAGKILLRPASAGTGVIAGGSVRMVMECLGVRDVLTKVMGTNNPHNVVKAVFRALDEMNDARMVASRRGITVKEVFTL
- a CDS encoding 50S ribosomal protein L18; translated protein: MAIRTRARERRKLHIRKVVNGTADRPRMVIYRSVAHMYAQLVDDVSGQTLLGVSSLSPDLKAEVSGKNPTQVAEIVGEMCAKKAREKSIETVVFDRNGFPYHGRVKAVAEGARKGGLKF
- the rplE gene encoding 50S ribosomal protein L5, yielding MSADKAKAKPAKGGGAPQGKPAKGGSKGGGLNVAGERPALPKGYVPRVLAHYNDNVIPGLKKTFGYSNPMELPRLLKITINVGCGDATQNPRVVESIVKEVASITGQKPAVAKARKSVSNFKLREGMPVGVFVTLRRTQMWEFLDRFISMATPRIRDFRGLPDRGFDGRGNFSLGLREQIIFPEIDLDKIEKIRGMDVTFVTSAKSDKEAYELLKQLGLPFRKREEKKVAAAA